Proteins from one Candidatus Nitrospira nitrificans genomic window:
- a CDS encoding cation-translocating P-type ATPase has product MNFSYPYHDIHQLPIENVLKRLETSNDGLSSDEAQWRLARYGPNVLVEPDHYSLFRGLFRHFTHFLAILLWVAAGLSFAADFMRPGEGMATLGWAILCVIIINAGFAFFQEYKAEHAVQALRRLLPSKAWVTRGGQSVEAARNEIVPGDVLILEEGERVPADARLIEAIGMRVDNAALTGESSPKRRMAEATQDGHWLDLPNLVFAGTTILSGHGRAVVFATGMRSEFGKIAALTTTVETELSPLQQEIIKVTRIVGVISLAMGATFFVIGVSTGLGFWISAIFGIGIIVANVPEGLLPTVTLALAMSSLRMAKRNALIKHLPSVETLGCTKVICTDKTGTLTENRMKVDRFFADGLVIESREGCFFTRGRMIGTADAVQWRSFFDALLHCQNAKRVRKSDGRFVVTGDPTEVALLEFAVKHGLAHRPPLRRMGELAFDADRKRMSTLHWSEGRLIAFTKGAPESVLPLCANTQVHGNAITMTSHERTRILSQSRSFAEQAYRVLAVATREVAHQPEHIEVETIESGLTFLGLVAMMDPPHREVPEAITKCQRAGVRIVMVTGDHPLTALAVARKIGLVPEQAASSPSSFVPVIEGPQLDKMSDERLRRLLTPSRPGEPDPVFARMAPRHKMRIVSTFKEMGEVVGVTGDGVNDAPALKKADIGIAMGITGTDVAKETADMILLDDNFATIVSAIEEGRTVYDNIRKFSSYILASNVPEIVPFLGYGFIGMPLALTIPQVLAVDLGTDMIPALGLGTERPQSDVMDLPPRARSERLLSLPILLRAYLFLGLIETGIAMGGFLLYLNSQGWTWGEHLDWSSPLYKEATTVTFAGIVFAQVANVFACRSDHLSVARLGWLTNPLILWGILTELIILALITYTPIGNEIFGTSPLPLWIFGPLVLGALALLSAEEGRKFIVNRRKRMSISPKPTTETRQPTSN; this is encoded by the coding sequence ATGAACTTTTCCTATCCCTATCACGACATTCACCAACTTCCGATCGAAAATGTCCTGAAGCGGCTGGAAACCAGCAACGATGGTTTGTCTTCCGATGAGGCGCAATGGCGATTGGCTCGATACGGACCGAATGTTCTCGTCGAGCCGGATCACTACTCGCTCTTCCGTGGGCTCTTCCGCCATTTCACCCACTTCCTCGCCATCCTCCTCTGGGTCGCAGCCGGCCTCTCCTTTGCGGCCGACTTCATGCGACCCGGTGAGGGTATGGCAACGCTGGGTTGGGCCATCCTCTGCGTCATCATCATCAACGCCGGGTTCGCTTTTTTCCAGGAATACAAAGCGGAACATGCCGTTCAGGCACTCCGCCGCCTGCTGCCGAGCAAAGCGTGGGTCACGCGAGGCGGGCAATCCGTCGAAGCCGCACGAAACGAAATCGTGCCCGGCGATGTACTGATCTTAGAAGAAGGCGAACGGGTGCCGGCCGATGCGCGCCTCATCGAAGCGATAGGCATGCGGGTGGACAATGCCGCCCTAACCGGCGAATCAAGTCCGAAACGACGGATGGCCGAGGCCACACAAGACGGACACTGGCTCGACCTCCCGAATCTCGTCTTTGCCGGCACCACCATCCTATCGGGACATGGTCGCGCCGTAGTCTTCGCCACTGGAATGCGTTCGGAGTTCGGCAAGATCGCTGCGCTTACCACCACGGTCGAAACCGAACTCAGTCCCCTTCAGCAAGAGATCATTAAGGTCACCCGTATCGTTGGCGTCATTTCATTGGCCATGGGAGCCACGTTCTTCGTGATCGGTGTCTCAACGGGACTCGGATTCTGGATCAGTGCGATCTTCGGCATCGGCATCATCGTGGCCAATGTGCCGGAGGGTTTACTCCCGACCGTCACCCTCGCCCTTGCCATGAGCAGCCTTCGGATGGCGAAGCGCAACGCGTTGATCAAGCACCTGCCCTCCGTTGAGACCCTCGGCTGCACCAAGGTGATTTGCACGGACAAGACGGGGACATTAACGGAAAATCGCATGAAAGTGGATCGTTTCTTCGCCGACGGACTTGTGATCGAATCACGCGAGGGTTGCTTTTTCACCAGAGGCCGCATGATCGGAACAGCCGACGCCGTGCAATGGCGTTCCTTCTTCGATGCGCTTCTTCATTGCCAGAACGCCAAGCGCGTCCGGAAGTCCGATGGACGTTTCGTGGTCACCGGCGATCCGACGGAAGTTGCGTTGTTGGAATTTGCCGTCAAACATGGACTGGCTCACCGACCTCCCCTGCGGCGCATGGGAGAACTCGCGTTCGACGCCGATCGGAAGAGGATGAGTACTCTTCATTGGTCTGAAGGACGACTCATCGCATTCACCAAAGGCGCTCCGGAGTCGGTTTTGCCTCTCTGCGCCAACACGCAGGTCCATGGCAATGCCATAACCATGACCTCGCATGAGCGCACGCGCATCCTAAGCCAGAGCCGATCCTTCGCCGAGCAGGCCTACCGCGTGCTCGCCGTCGCCACGCGCGAAGTGGCTCATCAGCCTGAGCACATTGAAGTGGAAACGATTGAATCAGGCCTGACGTTCCTCGGACTGGTGGCCATGATGGATCCGCCGCATCGAGAAGTGCCTGAGGCCATCACGAAATGCCAAAGAGCCGGTGTCCGCATCGTGATGGTCACCGGCGACCATCCGCTCACGGCACTAGCTGTGGCACGCAAGATCGGCCTGGTTCCTGAACAGGCTGCATCGTCACCGAGCAGTTTCGTTCCGGTCATCGAAGGGCCGCAGCTCGATAAGATGAGCGACGAGCGACTCCGTCGGCTGCTGACCCCGTCTCGGCCAGGCGAACCGGACCCGGTCTTTGCCCGGATGGCCCCGCGCCACAAGATGCGGATCGTGTCCACGTTCAAGGAGATGGGGGAAGTGGTTGGAGTTACCGGCGACGGAGTCAATGACGCGCCGGCTCTCAAGAAAGCCGACATCGGCATCGCGATGGGCATCACCGGCACGGATGTCGCCAAAGAAACAGCCGACATGATACTGCTCGACGACAACTTCGCGACGATCGTGAGTGCGATCGAAGAGGGCCGCACTGTCTATGACAACATTCGCAAATTCTCGTCCTACATACTGGCGAGCAACGTCCCGGAAATCGTCCCATTTCTTGGCTATGGTTTCATCGGCATGCCGCTGGCCCTCACAATTCCGCAAGTCTTGGCAGTCGACCTTGGGACCGACATGATCCCCGCCCTGGGTCTCGGAACAGAACGGCCACAATCCGATGTCATGGACCTTCCCCCACGCGCACGAAGCGAGCGACTGCTGAGCCTCCCCATCCTGCTGCGGGCCTATCTGTTCCTCGGGCTCATTGAGACAGGGATCGCGATGGGAGGATTCTTACTCTATCTCAACAGTCAGGGTTGGACCTGGGGAGAACACCTGGATTGGTCTTCCCCATTATATAAGGAGGCAACAACCGTCACCTTCGCCGGGATCGTGTTCGCACAAGTCGCGAACGTGTTCGCCTGCCGATCCGACCATCTGTCGGTGGCTCGACTCGGATGGCTTACCAACCCGCTCATTCTGTGGGGGATTCTCACCGAGCTTATCATCTTGGCGCTCATCACCTACACGCCGATCGGGAACGAGATCTTCGGAACCAGCCCCTTGCCTCTCTGGATCTTCGGACCACTCGTGTTAGGGGCGTTGGCACTCTTGTCGGCGGAGGAGGGCCGGAAGTTCATCGTAAACCGTCGCAAGCGGATGTCGATCTCGCCGAAACCAACTACCGAGACGCGGCAGCCAACGTCGAACTGA
- a CDS encoding universal stress protein, whose product MRILCAVDGSEHSQWGIQALEALAGHELEQVTLLHVVDKPALQAVRNKNPVAATRAVVAMEKAGTMILRNAARAARLALGQAAMGPHTTVHTVLAHGSLPHTIAKTARRLKTDLILMGSRGLSDIQGFLLGSVSRQVASATPCSLLVVKQPMPKLLHVALAVDDSKPSRAAARFLRARILPEAATVTILTSAASPVTDFAARYLSETQLAELKRPVIERATTLVNALRDEFIKEGYPVVTQIQMNHVIDTIVKSVEANHDQLLVIGSRELTKSERLHLGSVSESLLRHAPCSVLIVRGARA is encoded by the coding sequence ATGCGGATCTTGTGTGCGGTCGATGGGTCGGAGCATTCCCAGTGGGGAATCCAGGCGCTCGAGGCGCTTGCCGGCCATGAACTCGAACAGGTCACGTTGCTTCACGTCGTGGATAAGCCGGCTCTCCAGGCCGTTCGGAACAAGAACCCCGTCGCGGCGACACGGGCCGTTGTCGCCATGGAGAAGGCCGGAACCATGATCCTGCGCAATGCAGCGCGAGCAGCTCGCCTCGCCCTCGGACAGGCTGCCATGGGGCCACACACCACGGTTCACACCGTCCTCGCGCATGGCTCGCTCCCCCATACCATTGCGAAAACGGCCAGGCGGTTGAAGACCGACCTCATTCTGATGGGATCCCGTGGCCTGAGCGACATTCAAGGGTTCTTGTTGGGAAGCGTCTCTCGGCAAGTGGCTTCGGCTACTCCTTGTTCCCTGTTGGTCGTGAAACAGCCGATGCCGAAACTTCTCCATGTCGCCCTTGCGGTCGATGACTCCAAACCGTCACGGGCCGCCGCGCGGTTTCTCCGTGCTCGCATTCTTCCCGAAGCCGCCACCGTCACGATTCTGACCTCGGCTGCAAGTCCGGTCACGGACTTCGCCGCGCGTTACCTCTCCGAGACGCAACTGGCCGAATTGAAACGACCGGTCATCGAACGCGCAACCACGCTGGTCAATGCCCTGCGGGACGAGTTCATCAAAGAAGGCTACCCCGTCGTCACACAGATCCAGATGAATCACGTGATCGATACCATCGTGAAATCCGTGGAGGCCAATCATGACCAGCTGCTGGTGATCGGCTCGCGCGAGTTGACCAAGAGCGAGCGGCTCCATCTCGGCAGCGTGTCTGAAAGCCTGTTGAGACATGCTCCCTGCTCGGTGCTGATCGTGCGAGGAGCCCGTGCCTGA
- a CDS encoding CBS domain-containing protein, whose amino-acid sequence MKKTNTVKRAKVIKVKDFDSMTVSQVMEKAVQSVRLRTKADVIASLMIEGFGAVPVVENGRKLAGIVSEHDLLAAVDDGHGLGAVSAKDVMTSNPYSVRPETTLGTLVHVLRASDLVRVPVVDDKDKLVGIIARRDVLRTYLATGGKR is encoded by the coding sequence ATGAAAAAGACGAACACAGTGAAGAGGGCAAAGGTAATCAAAGTCAAAGACTTCGATTCCATGACAGTCAGTCAGGTCATGGAGAAGGCAGTCCAGTCCGTTCGCCTGAGGACGAAGGCAGACGTGATTGCGTCGCTCATGATCGAGGGTTTTGGGGCCGTCCCGGTCGTCGAGAATGGACGCAAGCTGGCCGGGATCGTCAGCGAGCACGATCTGCTGGCGGCCGTCGACGACGGTCATGGGCTTGGCGCGGTGTCGGCGAAAGATGTCATGACTTCCAACCCCTACTCAGTCAGGCCGGAAACGACGCTCGGGACGTTGGTCCATGTGCTGCGCGCAAGCGATCTGGTCCGCGTCCCCGTCGTGGATGACAAGGATAAATTGGTCGGTATCATCGCGAGACGCGATGTCTTGCGAACCTATCTCGCCACCGGCGGCAAACGATAA
- a CDS encoding CBS domain-containing protein, translated as MRQTEFFLKACDPKTLTVGQLMQDAVARCSSRTDASTIAHMMTHRNFGSLPVVEEDGTLVGIVTEYDLLQAMLDGRDLRKVTAAEIMSAHPVTVTEDQTLHQVADLFQDRYLTRVPVVRNNKLVGILARRDLLYGYMKASQYWS; from the coding sequence ATGAGACAAACCGAATTCTTCCTGAAGGCCTGCGATCCGAAGACCTTGACGGTGGGACAGCTGATGCAGGACGCTGTCGCACGATGCAGCTCGCGCACGGACGCCTCGACGATCGCCCACATGATGACCCATCGGAACTTTGGAAGTCTTCCTGTCGTGGAAGAGGATGGCACTTTGGTCGGGATCGTGACCGAATATGATCTCCTCCAGGCCATGCTCGACGGCCGGGATCTTCGGAAGGTTACGGCGGCGGAAATCATGTCGGCTCATCCCGTGACCGTGACGGAGGATCAAACCCTCCATCAGGTAGCCGACCTCTTCCAGGATCGCTATTTGACCCGCGTGCCGGTGGTCCGGAACAACAAGTTGGTGGGGATTTTGGCCAGGCGTGATCTATTGTATGGCTATATGAAGGCGTCGCAGTATTGGTCGTGA
- a CDS encoding alpha/beta fold hydrolase, which yields MSMITTKDGVEIFYKDWGPKNAQPIVFHHGWPLSADDWDTQMLYFVGKGYRVIAHDRRGQGRSSQVTDGHDMDHYAADVAAVVTHLGLRAAVHIGHSTGGGEATHYVAHHGKGHVAKLVLIGAVPPIMVKTAANPGGLPIEVFDDLRRKLAANRAQFYRDFASGPFYGYNRPGAKVSEAVIENWWRQGMMGGAKAQYDGIKAFSETDFTEDLQFIDVPTLVMHGDDDQIVPIADSALLSAKLLKKGTLKVYQKLPHGMCTTHADVINADLLNFIER from the coding sequence ATGAGCATGATCACCACCAAAGATGGCGTCGAAATCTTCTACAAGGACTGGGGTCCTAAGAACGCGCAGCCCATCGTTTTTCATCACGGCTGGCCGCTCAGCGCCGACGACTGGGACACGCAGATGCTCTACTTCGTTGGGAAAGGGTATCGCGTCATTGCGCATGACCGGCGCGGCCAGGGCCGATCGAGCCAGGTCACCGATGGTCATGACATGGACCACTACGCCGCGGACGTCGCCGCGGTCGTCACGCATCTCGGGCTACGCGCCGCTGTCCATATCGGCCATTCGACCGGCGGCGGCGAGGCGACGCACTATGTCGCTCACCACGGCAAGGGCCATGTCGCAAAGCTGGTGCTCATCGGCGCGGTGCCGCCGATCATGGTGAAGACGGCCGCCAATCCAGGCGGTTTGCCGATTGAGGTCTTTGACGACCTTCGGCGAAAGCTCGCCGCCAACCGCGCGCAGTTCTATCGTGATTTCGCGAGCGGCCCCTTCTACGGGTACAACCGGCCGGGCGCGAAGGTGTCCGAGGCCGTGATCGAGAATTGGTGGCGCCAGGGTATGATGGGCGGCGCGAAAGCGCAGTACGACGGCATCAAGGCGTTCTCGGAGACCGACTTCACCGAGGACCTACAATTCATCGACGTGCCGACGCTCGTGATGCATGGCGACGACGACCAGATCGTGCCGATCGCCGATTCCGCGCTGCTCTCGGCGAAGCTCCTCAAGAAGGGCACACTGAAGGTCTACCAGAAACTCCCTCATGGCATGTGCACCACGCATGCCGATGTCATCAACGCGGATCTGCTCAACTTCATCGAGAGGTGA
- a CDS encoding isochorismatase family protein translates to MSLLDSLIPARTALLVIDMQRDFLLPEGYAAQAGLDIAPLAATIHPIKKLLAIGRKTDLLIVHTREGHVPDLSDCPPYKLERSRRAGAEIGSKGPLGRLLVRGEAGHDFVDALRPLEREIVIDKPGYSAFAHTGLQQALTKRGIETLILTGVTTEVCVSSTLRGAVDFGYRCITVSDACASSNPVLHEAALAMIGVEGGIFGEVATTAQVVERFSR, encoded by the coding sequence ATGAGCCTCCTCGATTCACTGATTCCCGCTCGCACGGCCTTGCTGGTGATCGACATGCAGCGTGACTTTCTTCTGCCGGAAGGGTACGCGGCGCAGGCGGGACTGGACATCGCGCCGTTGGCCGCGACCATCCATCCGATCAAAAAACTGCTCGCGATAGGGCGAAAAACCGACCTGCTGATTGTGCATACCCGCGAAGGCCATGTGCCCGACCTGTCCGATTGTCCGCCGTACAAGCTGGAGCGGAGTCGCAGGGCCGGCGCGGAAATCGGCTCCAAGGGCCCGCTCGGTCGTCTGCTGGTGCGGGGCGAAGCCGGGCACGATTTCGTGGATGCTCTGCGCCCCCTGGAACGGGAGATCGTCATCGACAAGCCTGGGTATAGCGCATTCGCTCATACGGGATTGCAACAAGCATTGACGAAGCGAGGCATTGAAACACTGATTTTGACGGGTGTCACCACGGAGGTATGCGTCAGCTCGACGTTGCGTGGGGCAGTCGACTTCGGGTACCGCTGTATTACCGTGAGCGATGCCTGCGCTTCGAGCAATCCGGTTCTGCACGAGGCTGCTCTGGCCATGATCGGCGTGGAAGGCGGCATCTTCGGCGAAGTCGCCACCACCGCTCAGGTTGTGGAACGATTCAGCCGCTGA
- a CDS encoding hypervirulence associated TUDOR domain-containing protein — translation MAKKFKIGDHVRWNSEAGRVSGTVIAVHTKNFDYKGHVHHASEDDPQYEIKSDKTDHIAAHKGSALEYAGRR, via the coding sequence ATGGCTAAGAAGTTTAAGATCGGCGATCATGTACGCTGGAATTCCGAGGCGGGCCGAGTGTCGGGAACCGTCATTGCCGTCCATACCAAGAATTTCGACTACAAGGGTCATGTGCATCACGCCTCGGAAGACGATCCTCAATACGAAATCAAAAGCGACAAGACCGATCATATCGCGGCCCATAAGGGCAGCGCCCTTGAATACGCCGGACGAAGGTAA
- a CDS encoding P-II family nitrogen regulator, whose product MKMLHIVCGKGLEDEIVALFNKLGIKGYTVISGVGGRGVTGTVPASNSLTNHGTNTLFMVALGYEATFLPQIVTALKELRANHIQGHDDRQIPLKVFLQPCEIIM is encoded by the coding sequence ATGAAGATGCTTCACATTGTCTGTGGGAAGGGGCTTGAAGACGAGATCGTTGCGCTATTCAACAAACTTGGGATCAAGGGATACACGGTGATTTCAGGGGTGGGAGGCAGGGGCGTGACCGGGACCGTCCCGGCTTCCAACTCCTTAACCAACCATGGTACGAATACGCTGTTTATGGTTGCGCTCGGATATGAGGCCACGTTTCTGCCGCAGATCGTTACAGCGCTCAAGGAGCTTCGTGCCAACCATATTCAAGGCCATGATGACCGTCAAATCCCTCTGAAAGTCTTTTTACAACCCTGCGAGATCATCATGTAG